Genomic window (Nymphaea colorata isolate Beijing-Zhang1983 chromosome 1, ASM883128v2, whole genome shotgun sequence):
ATTAGAATCCCGCAGCAAGCTAAGAggtaaaagaaagaacaaaacaaaagcaacaaaaagtaAAGGGACTTTAGAATCAAAAGCGTCTGTTACCGTcggtaaaaaaggaaaaatgacaaAGAAACTTTTGTGTTTGCAGCATACAAAAGGTTTAATGAGTTAAGCACACTTGAGAGTAAGACTTCAATAAAGTTGGCCATATTCTTGTGTACTGAGTACTGAAAGGTGTTGAGATGAAGACTGAAGACCCTATGTAGAGTCTCAAAGCGGATTGGCATAATGGGTACCGCAGAGACTTATAGGCGATCAGTATCTGTTTTGAATGTTCGAGATGTTAACTTTTTATGCTATGCTTCTAAAAGAAGCGTCATTGacgtgcaagttgaaacatgaCATAAATGGTACCCCAAGACATGAAAGTATGCTTTTTATCTTACGAAAGAACTAGGGGTTGGACAGAAGCTTCGGCATTCAGTCGGGTGGTGAGTTTTTCCCgctcacctaaaagacctttcATAGAGTTTCATCTTTTCAGTCGGGTGGTGAGTTTTCCCCATTCACCTAAAAGACGTTTCATAAAGTTTCATCTTAAAGTGGAAACctaatatgaaaaatataaaatatctaCTAAAGGATTTATGTACCCCAatcatgcatgtgcatgttcaTGTCTGCACATGTGTCCCTTTCATTATACTAATTAATCTCACTAATCCTCCCAAGTAAGCTGGTTGAAAGGAAATCAACTTCTCCAACCAAATTGAGATGAACTTGGTATGAAGAACAGTAGCAGAGGCATGTGTGTGCTTGCGCGGGCAATTGCCTGAAATAATCTGTTTATATGTTAATTAACTTATAACTATTATCTTATTTATACATTGGTGCCTTTTAAATgtctaaaatttaaagtattaatGTCATAAACCATATTCAATGATAAGCTGTTGTTGAACCAAGGCGCAAATTTTGAATTTCGGCCCTATAAGGTGCCTGGAAATCATAATCTAAAATATAGTCCTAAAATCTCAAGGTTTGAATACGAATcgtagtcacaaatattgtttatgAGTTTCAAAAAGTTAGGTTCATCTGGAATACAATATGGCagagttgtttttctcaagaaagcttaaaaaaattaaaaaaaaaaagatcttaaaagtaaaacatggtaaataaaaaaatgtaaaaaacataaaaaaaacacaaaaatatgaaaaaacaaaagatataacaaataaaaaagtacGTGAAAACCCCCAAATGGGaaattgcaaaacaaaacatttttttcgtgtttttttgggttttggtGTTCTTTacaataaaaacaaacttttttgccattttcttcTGCTTACtcattattaatattttaatgttttttatatagaaaaacacGGTATTTGTGACTATGCGGTTGAACTAACGCAACGGATTAGAACCCAAAGTCCATGGTTCATATGGGATTCTGTCCTCCGAAAATACTGAAAACATGTCTGATTTCCTGTGGATCGAAGTATCGGTTTCATGTCAGAACCCGCTCCAAGTCTAAATGAAAAATGGTATAGTAGGTGCGAGCTCCAAATGTAATATATGGATCTCAAACTAACATAACATACTTTGGGCATGATCTCAAAGTCGCCATTGCCATATAGTTAGGGAAGCCAATGGGTTTGGCAGGATCcattatctgatccaaatccaagtcttaTCAATTTGGGTTGGCAAACTAAACCGGATCCGTTTACTAATCCAATTGTGGACTCATTTCATTGGTTCCACTCGAGTCCAAGAGATCCGAATTATTCAAGTGCTATGTCAATAGGTAGGTAAAAAGGCAATGTTTAGCAGTACCACCTTCAACTTCTCGACCAGATTTTAGCCCATCAAGTTGGATCTGACAAATCCCTGCATTTGATGTAAATCGGATCCATTTACATGCTTTAGAAATGCATGAGtttgtgggaaaaaaaaaatcaaattcaactATTACCTGAATTTTTAAGCATATAGATATTAGTATGCTGTACATTTATACGTATTGCGCAGGTCCATGCAGAGCATGACTTGGGTTCCAAGACTCGTCTCGCTGATTTTGATGCACAACActggagaaaaaggaaaatgggaaaagaaaaaaccagaaggaaaaagaagagaaggaagaaaaagtagTCCACAAGATTCAAtcctttcttatatatatgtcatcCTATTTGTTTTCCCACATTTGGGACTCTGATCTCTCCCACTGACCTGAAAAAACCAGGTTGAGCTATTATCCCAGACACCCACATTCTCCCAGATTGCAGAAATCTTCCTCTATGGGCATTGATCATCAGATTGTTCCTTCTTGGTGTTCTAAAATTTCTACCATCTCTGCCTCCTTTTGATGGTGTCttgcttgtttcttttgttttattcatgGAGGATGCTTTCTGCAGCTTTTTTTGGTCCTTCACACGGTTTTGCGTTCCCTTTCCGTTTTGAAGCCAtgttggttttttctttcttggctttatttttctttagttggTGATCCTCCATTCATTTCCGTTGCTACCTTTATTTTCTGGATTTTGGTGCTTTGGTATTGCATTTGCATGGTTGTTTGGTTCCTTTGTGTTTGCTTTTAGTAGTTTGGGTGTGGTTTTTCACTTTTCCTCTCGATCATTTCTGCAGgtcatttcatttccttctgcTTTTCTTAATGTCTGTTCTCTCTCCACACTGTGAGATGGttttcagttttcttcttccatctacTGTGGCAATATGAAGATGGTTCAGCTGCCCTTTTCTTCTTACCTTCCTAAAGCAGCATGAGTCTTGTCCATGTGAAGCTTCCTGACCTTTCTTTCCATTAACTTCTATCTGATTCaatcaatttcattcatatattcTTGTCTGCCTTTTATTAAGGGGAAAATCTCGTTTTCTTTTGGTGTTTGTGTTGAAAAAAGAAGGatcttcccttttcctttccaCTATCTAAGCTTTATTACTTGTCTCTTGCTGGTGGTGGCTTTCTTCTAATCTTATTTTAGTCTCTGTGCTGTCcgctttttgagtttttttttttcccttctggTTGATTTATGCAAGATAGCAAAAAGCTTTTATTTGCAATTTGTAGTGACAGAAAAACAACTCCTTCTTTTCCTATCATGTTTATTATGTTGCTGAATGTGGgtcctttttctccttcagtTTGTGACCATCATGCAAGATATTTATGCTGTAATGTTCTCTTTCAATCGAAAACTAGTATCCGTAATATAGCGCCATCGGCGCCATCATCTTGGTTTTATACTTTTATCCGTCGTTTTTATGTTGGTCCTAGCATCGACTCTTTTTCTGTTGATTAATCATTTGGGTTGTTGAAGCTAAGTTCTAATTCTTCCTGTTGGCCTGTGCAGGTTTGAAATCTCAGATTTTGTTTGGGTTTTAAGATAATGCTGAGGAAGGTCAAGAGGGATCAGAGTAAGGGAGAGCTCATGCTTGATCATTGTTCAAATTTCACACAGAAGCATAAAAGCACTTCCTTTTTCAGGATCCCCAGCTTATTTGTGGGGTTTACTCCCAAGAGTGTTTCAGACTGTGATTCCGTTAGGAGTCCAACTTCCCCTTTAGACGCTATAATTTTTTCTAGTTTTGGATGCTCATTGTGGTCACAAAAGTCAGAACCTGATAGTTTCCAAAGCCCGAGGAAGAGCTGGTGTTCTGAAGGCATAGGTCTTGGTATTGTTGGCTCACTCACTGATGTGGAAACCCGTCAGGCTGAAAATTGTGCAGGGAAATCCGATACCAAGAACATACTCTTCGGTTCACAGTTGAGGATCAATGTCCCTAAGGGCAGAAGGAGTCAAAACCATTATTTGGATAAGATAGTTCCTCCTATAACAAGTCCCAAATCTTTACCAAACTACGTCTTCTCTGCACAAAGCAGGATTAAGTCTGGCCTTTCGAACTTGGGATGTTCTCAGGTTCCATCAGAGTCAAATGCTTTCCCATTGGAGGCCGGAAAGTCCATTGATCGTCGACCATGTTCATCTGGTTCTATCCCAAACAGTGCTAGCTTCTTGTCGAGGCATGCTCAAACGGACTTGCTCTGTTCTGAATCAAATGTGAATTTGAACAATTCTGCGTCGGACCTGCCTCAGTTAGACGTGGGGCTTCATGGGTTCCCAACCAGTTCAAACTGCAATCTCAGATGTGCTCTATCTGCAAGTGAAATTGAGCTTTCTGAAGATTACACATGTGTGATAACTCATGGCCCAAATCCTAAGACAAAACATATTTATGGAGATTATATCTTAGAGGAGAACTGTATGTTTGAGATTCCTGCTGGCAGCAAGCCAGACAAGATGAACTCAGATGTGACATCACCTGATTGCCAATCTTTCCTGCTGGATGATTTCTTGAGCATTTGTTTTGCTTGCAAAAAGAACTTGGTGCAAGGGGAAGACATCTACATGTACAGGTTTCTCTTTAAAAATCCATGTAGTTAGTTGCATGCTTTTGCTGTTCTATATTTGAACAAAAGTAAGAATTGCATGATCTGAATGGTATGCCTTTTTTGCATTCACTCCTTCGAatatttactatttttttgGTGATAAGTTTTTTGAGTGGCATTTCTCCAGTTGTTGCTTAACTTCTTGCAGTTCTGCTTTCAACTGTTTTCTTGATATCGATTCTCTCATACAATGATATTGTACTTGATATTTTTTCTATTCTTAACCCCGAAATTGTATAGGTTTGTTAAATTGGATACTGATACTGATTTTAAATGATTTAACACGAATTTGCACTGATTCTGCTAGTAACTTGTTTTTGCAGAAACTGATGTTCGGTTCGAGCATGACTTACGTTCTATTTTATTGCTGTAGCTTATCCCTCCTGCTTGTTCTTTGCCTGATTATTTTTCACACCGTTATTTTGAGCTTTTGACAGACCATGTtaacttttttttgctttaggaTTACACACTGGACAAAATGCAAATTTCGATgctttttttttgaggtggagtGACCTATGTATAGGAATTAGACTAATTCAtgtttttccttctatttcttGTTTCAGATACTTTATCCAAAATATTAAGTACTTGATGAGTTTGAGCCCACGTTTTCATAGTTGATCCTTTTTAAGGCCTGGAATTAGTTCTCATGCTTATGCTGCATATGTAGGCCAGTGATTCATCATAACCcagatcaaattcaaaattcatgGCCAGTTTGTGGATAGCATGGCCTTAAAATTTCGGCTTATTATTTGATGAAGATTAATCCGTTTGAATCTATAATAGATTCCtttatttacatttatatgGGTCCTAACTCTGTCgttatttgtttgaaaatgcTTGCACTTCCGGTTTCACTTTGCCCAGCAGTTGTAGCCAGTATCCGCAGTCTgtcctttctctccctctcttataAAAACAAGCGCACACGGACATTCTTCAGTTTGTATTTTTAAATATCAACCATAGACTAATGATTTTCTGAATTTGTTCTTTGTCACTGCCACAGAGGTGATAAAGCATTTTGCAGTTCTGAGTGCCGGGCACGAGAGATGATTATGGATGAGGGAATGGAGGATACTCTGGAGACTTCACCGCCTCCATCCAAAGCTGCTTCTTCCGATGAAGTTCTCTTCCCTAGCTAGGCCATGAGAACAAGCAGCCATAGTCATAATATGAGGAACTTAGAGGCAAACAGCACGATCAACCGTTCACAAAGAGCTGTATACAATTGTTCTACGCAGCCACGGATGATCAGTATGGAAATTTTTCTTGTCTACTATTTTGTTTAACAATGGGGATAATCATCCTTGATGCCTTGAGGATGGTTCTAGAGCAGAGGATCACTAGCAGGAAATAAACCGTAGAGTGCCTCAACAAATTTTTCCTTTAAAGTTTTGCAGGTTCCTCTTGTACGTTCTAAGTTGGAGACTGGAGAGCATGTATCAGAACTCTGGTTATTATTGCAAGCATGCTATTCTAACACATCTTTTCCTCATATTTTGTCCCACTGCTAGCAGCAATGATTTGTCTGAAAAGAATCAGGCTTCACTATTTTtggcaatctctctctctctctctctctatatatatatatatataatatatcccAGCGGCGCTGCTTGTTTATCATTTATAGCTTATTTAACGTTCATCCATCTCCACGATTTCAAAGTTCTGTTGGTATCCATCCCGAAAAATATCAAGGTTGCATTTTCTTCAAGTGTTTCTCCAGCCTGAGTCGTTAGTACTCATGCAAgaattatatacatatgaagTGCATTGTAACAGACTGACCAGTATATGCGAACAGTGCAAAAGATGGAGACTAATTTGTAAAATGCACATCCGTGGGATTAGGAATCGCAAAATTTAATGCAAAGAACTAGAAGCTCCCCTAATATTTCATCCCAAGCAAGGACAAAAGCTTCTGGAAGGAATACTGTAAATTACGACTTCTTTCTGAACCACTGCAAAAAAAACGGAACAGAGGAGACTTTTACAGTTTCACTCATGCCCACACATGTTATGAAAGAACGGTAAACATCGTGTTCTGACAATTACAGCATGAACGGGAGCCATTTTCTTGGTAATATGTCATAATGCAATTGGGGTTGCAAGCAGGTCAAATGCAGAACAGTTCAAGAACGGAGAAAAAAGTTGAGAGAAGTTAGTGTTGAAAAAATCATTAGTATATTTGTGGTAAATTATCACTTCCAAAAtgaaggcttttttttttaaaaaaaatttccctCTTTCTGTTAATTCATTTAGTATTAATTAAAGGACAATTATTCAAAAAGAttcttgatttcatttttttca
Coding sequences:
- the LOC116245843 gene encoding FCS-Like Zinc finger 10-like isoform X1, translated to MLRKVKRDQSKGELMLDHCSNFTQKHKSTSFFRIPSLFVGFTPKSVSDCDSVRSPTSPLDAIIFSSFGCSLWSQKSEPDSFQSPRKSWCSEGIGLGIVGSLTDVETRQAENCAGKSDTKNILFGSQLRINVPKGRRSQNHYLDKIVPPITSPKSLPNYVFSAQSRIKSGLSNLGCSQVPSESNAFPLEAGKSIDRRPCSSGSIPNSASFLSRHAQTDLLCSESNVNLNNSASDLPQLDVGLHGFPTSSNCNLRCALSASEIELSEDYTCVITHGPNPKTKHIYGDYILEENCMFEIPAGSKPDKMNSDVTSPDCQSFLLDDFLSICFACKKNLVQGEDIYMYRGDKAFCSSECRAREMIMDEGMEDTLETSPPPSKAASSDEVLFPS
- the LOC116245843 gene encoding FCS-Like Zinc finger 8-like isoform X2 — translated: MLRKVKRDQSKGELMLDHCSNFTQKHKSTSFFRIPSLFVGFTPKSVSDCDSVRSPTSPLDAIIFSSFGCSLWSQKSEPDSFQSPRKSWCSEGIGLGIVGSLTDVETRQAENCAGKSDTKNILFGSQLRINVPKGRRSQNHYLDKIVPPITSPKSLPNYVFSAQSRIKSGLSNLGCSQVPSESNAFPLEAGKSIDRRPCSSGSIPNSASFLSRHAQTDLLCSESNVNLNNSASDLPQLDVGLHGFPTSSNCNLRCALSASEIELSEDYTCVITHGPNPKTKHIYGDYILEENCMFEIPAGSKPDKMNSDVTSPDCQSFLLDDFLSICFACKKNLVQGEDIYIGDKAFCSSECRAREMIMDEGMEDTLETSPPPSKAASSDEVLFPS